A window of the Lepus europaeus isolate LE1 chromosome 5, mLepTim1.pri, whole genome shotgun sequence genome harbors these coding sequences:
- the HTR1D gene encoding 5-hydroxytryptamine receptor 1D has translation MSPPNQSAEGLPQEAANRSLNATGTPEAWDPGTLQALKISLAVVLSIITVATVLSNTFVLTTILLTRKLHTPANYLIGSLATTDLLVSILVMPISIAYTITHTWNFGQVLCDIWVSSDITCCTASILHLCVIALDRYWAITDALEYSKRRTAGHAAAMIAVVWAISICISIPPLFWRQAKAHEEVSDCLVNTSQISYTIYSTCGAFYIPSVLLIVLYGRIYMAARNRILNPPSLYGKRFTTAHLITGSAGSSLCSLSPSLGEGHSHSAGSPLFFNPVRIKLADSVLERKRISAARERKATKTLGIILGAFIGCWLPFFVVSLVLPICRDSCWMPPGLFDFFTWLGYLNSLINPIIYTVFNEDFRQAFQRVIHFRKAF, from the coding sequence ATGTCCCCACCAAACCAGTCGGCAGAAGGCCTGCCCCAGGAGGCTGCCAACAGATCTCTGAACGCTACGGGGACCCCAGAGGCCTGGGACCCGGGGACCCTCCAGGCATTGAAGATCTCCCTGGCTGTGGTCCTTTCCATCATCACAGTGGCCACGGTCCTCTCCAACACCTTTGTCCTCACCACCATCTTGCTCACCAGGAAGCTCCACACCCCCGCCAACTATCTCATTGGCTCCCTGGCCACCACCGACCTCCTGGTTTCCATCTTGGTCATGCCCATCAGCATCGCCTATACCATCACGCACACCTGGAACTTTGGCCAAGTCCTGTGTGACATCTGGGTGTCTTCTGACATCACGTGCTGCACAGCCTCCATCCTGCATCTCTGTGTCATTGCCCTGGACAGGTACTGGGCCATCACCGATGCCCTAGAGTACAGTAAGCGCCGGACAGCAGGCCACGCAGCCGCCATGATCGCCGTGGTCTGGGCCATCTCCATTTGCATCTCCATCCCACCGCTCTTCTGGCGGCAAGCCAAAGCCCACGAGGAGGTGTCGGACTGCCTGGTGAACACCTCCCAGATCTCCTACACCATCTACTCCACCTGTGGGGCCTTCTACATCCCGTCCGTGCTGCTCATCGTCCTGTATGGCCGCATCTACATGGCCGCCCGGAACCGCATCCTGAATCCGCCCTCCCTCTACGGGAAGCGCTTCACCACGGCCCACCTCATCACGGGCTCTGCGGGCTCCTCGCTCTGCTCCCTCAGCCCCAGCCTCGGCGAGGGCCACTCGCACTCAGCCGGCTCCCCGCTCTTTTTCAACCCCGTGAGGATCAAGCTCGCGGACAGCGTCCTGGAACGCAAGCGGATTTCCGCAGCTCGAGAGAGGAAAGCCACTAAGACACTGGGCATCATTCTGGGGGCCTTCATCGGGTGCTGGCTGCCCTTCTTCGTGGTGTCTCTGGTCCTGCCCATCTGCCGGGACTCCTGCTGGATGCCCCCGGGCCTCTTTGACTTCTTCACCTGGCTGGGCTACTTAAACTCCCTCATCAATCCCATCATCTACACTGTGTTTAATGAGGATTTTCGGCAAGCATTTCAGAGAGTGATCCATTTCCGGAAAGCCTTCTAG